A segment of the Flavobacteriales bacterium genome:
GTTAGTCCAAAACTTGGACTGACGGCTTTTTTCTTGGCTAATTTCATGTGGAAATTCTCACTCAGACACATGAAGACACTCCGTAAAGAACTCTTTCAGGAAAATGACCGATTGATCAGCAAAGGAGACAGCTTGGGTTACAGAAGAGTTTACCGCGATGGCATTATTGTGCTACAGAACATGGGTGAAGAAGAGTCAAAACTCTTGGCACTTTGGATGACCGACATTCATAATTACAAAGGAGAAACCCAGTTTGTGGTGAGTTTGAAACCTGGCGAAATGCTGGAATTTGATGCACCGCGCGATGGCCGTGTCGATCAATTTCTCGACATGTTGGTTTTGGATCACATTGCGGGCAGCGATGTGATGGTGACATGCGCTGTGCCGAGCGAAAACCTCAACTGATCACTTCGGGTCGTATTCGTAAAGTCGTATCTCCGACCTGCAGACCTTGAATCGCATCCTTTCTTTTTCCGATTCCAACTGATATTCCTTGCACGGAACATCACGCACAACGCTTTCGTCAAATTTCACATCGCACGCTTTGATGTGCTGTACGAGCAGCGAATCTGCGAATGGAAGATGAACACCTGGGTCGATGACGACCGAATCTACCGCCAATTCCTGCAACACACGACCGCTCGGTGTCCAAGCTGGAAAATCCCTACCGCGGATAAGCCAAACATAGACCAACATGCTGCCAAGCGCCACACCGAAAAGATAATACCCGAAACGTTGAAGAAAACTCATGCTATTTCAATTGATGGAACGAAAGTACGCAACCGCTATTCGGCCGCAGTATGAATTCAATCGAAAAATGCCCCCTTTGGGGGATTCAGGGGGCTTTCACCAGTTTTTCCGATTCAATGTAAACCAGCATACCTTCTACAGATTCAAATCCGAGTTCTGAAACGGCTTTCACATACTCTGAAAGCTGTCGGTGATGTTCGTTTCGTTCCTCACCCGTTTTGTAATCGATGACCCATGCTTGGCCGTGTTCGGTAACTACGCGGTCGGGCCGCAGCCATTCGCCCGAAGAAAGCTGAATGTCTGCTTCGTTCCGAACAGATTTTTCCGCTGCATAAAGCGGTGCGAGTTCAGGTCTTCCGATCAGGTTTCGGATATGATCGGAAATGCGTTGCGAATCAGTATCGCTGATACTTCCGTTCTCAACCAATTTCCGAACGGCTGATTCCACATCGTTTGCAGTAAAGATATTTGCCATTGCCTCGTGCACGGCAATACCCAATTGTCGTGCATCCAATTCCGAAAGGCGTGTTTCCGCATCCGCAATTGGTCGCGCGATTTTCAATCGTTGCCGCCAGTTCGGATCTCCTAACGATAGGAGTTTGAGATGGTCGAATTCGGCCGCTTGCAGTTCTTGCTTTGTTCGTTCACCGACTTGGAACTCCCACTCACTTTCGCTCATTTTTCCTGCATCGAGCAGATATTTTCGAATGAATTGGATGGCCGTTGATGGCTCGCGGTCTTTTTTCGCATCGGTTGCCAACTTTCCCGAAACGTACAATCGCTGCTTGGCACGGGTCAATGCTACATACATCTCGTTGTACGTGTCCATGGCAGCGTGTGCCTTTTCCAGTTCAAGGTCGGCTTCGAAAGGCGTGTTTTCGAGCGATTTGCTCATCGGCAATCGCAATCGGTCCAGCGGAGCAAATTCATCGTCTTGCAGATAAACCCACGAAGCACTTGTTTTACTGCGATTGTCGGGATAATCGGCAAACGGATGGATCACCACGGGATATTCCAACCCTTTGCTTTTGTGTATTGTGAGGATGCGAATCGAGTTCGGACTTTCGTCCAAGGCAATGGAAAGTTTCTCGCGTTTCTCCTTCCAATGTTCGAGAAAATCGGAGAGCGAACTGTTCTTCTTTTGGCCGAATGAAAGCACCTCATCCAAAAAGAAGGTAAGATTCGGTTCCCGAACATTTGGGAAAACTCCGTGCGAAAGCACGCTGAATAGCTGATAAGGCGTTTCAAAATTGAGTCGTTGCCAATCGATGTCTGGGAATTGTTCGCGAAGCAACTGCCCGATGAATTCGGTTTTCTTTCCGCCTTTGGTCTGCTGAAGTTCTGCCGCAAAATCCTGCGTTTCATTGCAGAGAGAAAGGTTGTGAAGCAGCTCCGCAATATTCACCGCATTGCTTGGGTCGTCAAGAAACGTGGCCACATTTACCAGCAGTTGCACGCGAGGCGAATTGTTGATCAGCAGCGATTCGTTGGAAACCACATCGTAGCCATGTTCCACCAGATCCAACGCAGTTTTAATGGCCTGTTTATTTGTTCGGAAGATGATGGAGATGTCGCCAGCAGAAAAACCATCGGCCAAGCATTCATCCACCCACGTTCTTATCTGCTCGAACACCATTTCATCATAATCTGCGCTGGTCAGGTCTTTCGCATCCCGTATCATGTGGATGTTCACCAGTCCATCGGTCGCCTTTTTGGGGATCTGCGCGGCCTTGTCGAACATGGTTGCAAGGTCTGCGGGCATATCTTTCTGAAGTTCTTCGAACAGCGAATTGTTGAAATTGACAACCGTTGGGCTCGATCGGAAATTGGAATCCAGTGTCATGCTCGACAATGCTGCGCCAAGACTTTTTTCCCGCTGCGCGAAAAGCTGCGCCATCTGCGGGTCACCGTCCAGTTTTTCCTCAAGATGAGGAGGTCTGTGAATCTTGGGCAGCTTCACAAATTGCTGTACATCGCCACCGCGCCAACGGTAAATGCTCTGCTTGGCATCGCCCACCACCAGACAGAGGTTGTCATGCGCCAGACTTTCGTCCACCAGCGGCAACAGATTGAACCATTGCAGAATGCTGGTGTCCTGAAACTCATCCACCAGAAAATGATGGTAGCGCGCCCCGATGCGTTCGTAAATGAACGGTGCCGATTCGGTCATCACCACATCGCTTATCAGGTGGTTGAACTCTCCGATATGCAGAATTTCTTCTTCGTGTTGCACTTCTTGCAGAATGCGATGCATCTCATCGAGCAGCGCCACCGCATAGATGCGATTGAAAACGATTTCGTAGTAATTGATCCGTGGGATTCGCTGTTCGCAGCGGTTGACCAGATCAGTGATGTTCGGTTTCAGCAGGTCGATGGATGTACGTTCCGTTTCCGAAATTTTGGAACCATAGAACTTGTCATTCGCTACCGTGTCGAGGGCGCGCTTTCCCGGGATTTCCAGGTTGCCGCTGGCAATTTTCTGGATGTAACTGAAGATTCCCGTCTTTCCATACGAGAAACTGGCTGCCGAAAGCCCTGAACTTTCGGCCTGTTTCAGAATCTCCCTTGCCAAATTGACGAGCGAGTTTTTCTCGCTCACAATTTTGGGGCGCACAGACTTCCGCAACGCGTGAAATTCATCCAGACCGATGTTGCACAGCTTCTCCAAATGGAACCGACTTTCCTCCGAAAAAAGCACACCGATGTACTCCTTGATCACGCCATCGATGTTCCATCCTTTCTCATCATCTGCTGCGGAGCGGATAAAATCCACCAGCACGTCCGTTAGCAGTTTTTCGGTACCGACCTTGCTCATCAGGTTTTCGAAAACCGCCTGTTTCAACACGTCTGTGTCCAGCTCCACCTCAAAGTTTACCGAAAGGCCGAGATCCTGCGCAAATGTTCGAATGATGCGGTGGCTGAAACGGTCGATGGTGCTGATGCTGAGGTCGGCATAATGATGCAGCATGTGCTTCAGCGTTTGCTTGGCCCGCAGTGCAATGGTTTCAACCGAGATCGCCAGTTCTTCCGAAAGCAGATCCGTCATCGTATCGTTCGGATTCCCTACCGAGATTTCTTGCAGCGCATTTATCACGCGCACTTTCATTTCCTCCGCGGCCTTGTTCGTGAATGTCACAGCCAAAATTCCGCGATAGTTGTCTGGACGGTCTGTAGAAAGGGCAATGCGCAGATATTCCTTCACCAGCGTGAAGGTTTTTCCCGATCCTGCAGATGAACGATAGATCTTAAATGGCATGGTGGGAAGGTAGGAATTTGTGGTTGGCGGTTGTTCCGATCGACTTACTTTCGGGCATGCGATGGAGTATTCCACTGATAATTCTTGCCAGTCTTCTGGGCGGCTGCAAAACAACCCACAAGTCGGTTGAGGAACCGGTACAGAAAGCAGAGGCTCCTATTCTGAAGTTTCCAGTAACGGTCAAATTCCGTTCGGAAGAAGCATTCAAACGCGGCATGTTCGAACTGGGTAGATTCCATGCGACCATTGGCTCGGAAATTTCTTCGGCCGAGCATATTTACCAATTGTTCCTCAGTTGCAGGGAATATGAGATCGATGGTATTGTTGAGAAGCTGAACGACAACCCGAATATCGAGTGGGCGAAACGCTCCGACTGATCACATCTTCAGCGTTAGTGCCACATCGGGATAATCGGTAATGATGCCGTCCACACCGAGTTCGAGCAATTGCACCATGTCTTCCTCTTCGTTCACCGTCCAAGGAATGATCTTGATACCGTTCTGATGACATGAACGCACCAGATTCCCGTTCACCAAATGGAAATTCGGGCTGTAGATGTCGGGTGTGAATCCGAGTTTTTCCAGATCTTTTTCAAAACCATCCGTTTCCGCAATCAGCAATGCCACTGGAATGGTTGAATCCAGTTTCTTCATGGCCTGCAAGGCGCGTACATCAAACGATTGGATGATGGTGCGGTCATGAATACCGCCCGCGTTCACCTGTTCCAGCACAAGTTCACAGAATTCCTTTGGTTCGGGATGATAGATATTGTCCCCTTCGGGAGTACTTTTTATCTCGATGTTGTACTTCAACGGTTCCACTTCCAACGCAGCTGCGCTGGCCTCCACCTCTTGAATTACCTCGCTTAACAACGGCTTGAACGTTGACATTTTCGCTTGCAAAGGGAAATCTGGATGAGGCTGACTTCCGCAGTTGTAATTGGTCACCTCATCGTAGGTCATATCGTAGATCTTCAGGTCTTTACCTTCGGGAACAGGTTTGTCGTCCAAACCCCAGCAGATGGTGGAGTTGATCCATGGTTCATGCGAAACCACAACCTTCTTGTCCTTGGTGATCACGGCATCCATTTCCAAAGTGTTCACCTGCAGCTCCACGGCCGCCAAAAAACCTTCGATACTGTTCTCAGGGTAAAGTCCGCGGGCACCGCGATGTCCTTCCAGATCGAAATCTGTTGAAATGGCTGAC
Coding sequences within it:
- a CDS encoding AAA family ATPase encodes the protein MPFKIYRSSAGSGKTFTLVKEYLRIALSTDRPDNYRGILAVTFTNKAAEEMKVRVINALQEISVGNPNDTMTDLLSEELAISVETIALRAKQTLKHMLHHYADLSISTIDRFSHRIIRTFAQDLGLSVNFEVELDTDVLKQAVFENLMSKVGTEKLLTDVLVDFIRSAADDEKGWNIDGVIKEYIGVLFSEESRFHLEKLCNIGLDEFHALRKSVRPKIVSEKNSLVNLAREILKQAESSGLSAASFSYGKTGIFSYIQKIASGNLEIPGKRALDTVANDKFYGSKISETERTSIDLLKPNITDLVNRCEQRIPRINYYEIVFNRIYAVALLDEMHRILQEVQHEEEILHIGEFNHLISDVVMTESAPFIYERIGARYHHFLVDEFQDTSILQWFNLLPLVDESLAHDNLCLVVGDAKQSIYRWRGGDVQQFVKLPKIHRPPHLEEKLDGDPQMAQLFAQREKSLGAALSSMTLDSNFRSSPTVVNFNNSLFEELQKDMPADLATMFDKAAQIPKKATDGLVNIHMIRDAKDLTSADYDEMVFEQIRTWVDECLADGFSAGDISIIFRTNKQAIKTALDLVEHGYDVVSNESLLINNSPRVQLLVNVATFLDDPSNAVNIAELLHNLSLCNETQDFAAELQQTKGGKKTEFIGQLLREQFPDIDWQRLNFETPYQLFSVLSHGVFPNVREPNLTFFLDEVLSFGQKKNSSLSDFLEHWKEKREKLSIALDESPNSIRILTIHKSKGLEYPVVIHPFADYPDNRSKTSASWVYLQDDEFAPLDRLRLPMSKSLENTPFEADLELEKAHAAMDTYNEMYVALTRAKQRLYVSGKLATDAKKDREPSTAIQFIRKYLLDAGKMSESEWEFQVGERTKQELQAAEFDHLKLLSLGDPNWRQRLKIARPIADAETRLSELDARQLGIAVHEAMANIFTANDVESAVRKLVENGSISDTDSQRISDHIRNLIGRPELAPLYAAEKSVRNEADIQLSSGEWLRPDRVVTEHGQAWVIDYKTGEERNEHHRQLSEYVKAVSELGFESVEGMLVYIESEKLVKAP
- a CDS encoding glycerophosphodiester phosphodiesterase, whose product is MRKSVLLWSLLAFFACNQPQTKEESSAEQMTEDSGSAISTDFDLEGHRGARGLYPENSIEGFLAAVELQVNTLEMDAVITKDKKVVVSHEPWINSTICWGLDDKPVPEGKDLKIYDMTYDEVTNYNCGSQPHPDFPLQAKMSTFKPLLSEVIQEVEASAAALEVEPLKYNIEIKSTPEGDNIYHPEPKEFCELVLEQVNAGGIHDRTIIQSFDVRALQAMKKLDSTIPVALLIAETDGFEKDLEKLGFTPDIYSPNFHLVNGNLVRSCHQNGIKIIPWTVNEEEDMVQLLELGVDGIITDYPDVALTLKM